A window of the Isosphaera pallida ATCC 43644 genome harbors these coding sequences:
- a CDS encoding ABC transporter ATP-binding protein codes for MGVGFLNIEDQVRVFATFSTVSSSSTPERSLGMSDPRGPAIRVEGLTKTYKAKGKAAPVQAVRGIDLEIARGECFGLLGPNGAGKTTTIEILEGLNHPTSGTVEVLGLSWERHDQEIRRRIGVTLQETRFPEKATTLELARLFRSFYPRGLDPAEALARVALTSKASAYVETLSGGQRQRLAVALALVGDPELLFLDEPTTGLDPQSRRQLWEVIGQLRAQGRTIVLTTHYMDEAEKLCDRIAIVDHGRIIAQGSPRQLIDRLGGGHIIVFELEERSPRLEPSAFADLPGVTAVRREAEGYALTVAEPHAAIPSLLDRLADHGRVLKRLDTHQASLEDVFVALTGRHLRDDLDVASPTTNGLGSRVHSNE; via the coding sequence ATGGGAGTCGGTTTTCTCAATATTGAGGATCAAGTCCGGGTGTTCGCCACCTTCTCCACGGTGTCCTCGTCTTCCACGCCCGAGCGGTCTTTGGGCATGTCGGACCCGCGCGGCCCGGCGATCCGGGTTGAGGGACTCACGAAAACCTACAAGGCCAAAGGCAAAGCCGCTCCAGTCCAGGCAGTGCGGGGAATCGATTTGGAGATCGCCCGCGGCGAATGCTTCGGCTTGCTTGGTCCCAACGGCGCGGGCAAAACCACCACCATTGAAATCCTGGAAGGACTCAATCACCCCACCTCCGGGACCGTGGAGGTTCTCGGCCTGTCCTGGGAGCGACACGATCAGGAGATCCGCCGACGCATCGGCGTGACCCTTCAGGAAACCCGGTTTCCCGAAAAGGCCACCACGCTCGAGTTGGCCCGGCTGTTCCGCTCGTTTTATCCCCGGGGACTCGACCCCGCCGAGGCGCTGGCCCGCGTTGCGCTCACGTCCAAGGCCTCAGCCTACGTTGAGACGCTTTCAGGTGGCCAACGCCAACGGTTAGCGGTTGCCTTAGCGTTGGTAGGCGATCCCGAATTGCTGTTTCTGGACGAGCCAACCACCGGGTTGGACCCGCAATCCCGTCGTCAGCTCTGGGAGGTGATCGGCCAGCTCCGCGCTCAAGGGCGAACAATTGTCTTGACCACCCATTACATGGACGAGGCCGAGAAGCTGTGCGACCGGATCGCCATCGTCGATCATGGCCGGATCATCGCTCAAGGTTCGCCCCGGCAACTGATCGACCGCCTGGGCGGCGGTCATATCATCGTCTTCGAGCTGGAGGAGCGGTCCCCTCGTCTGGAACCCAGCGCCTTTGCTGATCTGCCAGGGGTGACCGCCGTCCGACGCGAGGCCGAAGGCTACGCGCTGACCGTGGCTGAACCCCACGCCGCGATTCCCTCCCTGCTGGATCGTCTCGCCGACCACGGCCGCGTCCTCAAGCGGTTGGACACCCATCAAGCGAGTCTTGAGGATGTCTTCGTCGCGCTGACGGGACGACACCTGCGCGACGACCTCGACGTAGCGTCACCAACCACCAACGGTCTTGGATCGAGGGTCCACTCCAATGAGTGA
- a CDS encoding BON domain-containing protein, producing the protein MTTVKKWMSWVAAATLLPASVALAENPNQIQANQVASRLGQVEALRGADLTVRVKDGVATLSGTALTVEQLRAAVDAARTVPGLSQVRSEIRVVGNRDEAFRPTQMMDGGMVMESGMMDAPVSGGMVGAPISGGMVSGVAAADGGPTPLGPAVLNGNAGAFSSANYPNYAWPRYAPYPNFSAVGYPTVYPWQAWPNIGPFYPYPEVPLDWRAVTLRWDDGVWWLDFKKHYTRPFLTPYPFGLWAY; encoded by the coding sequence ATGACGACGGTGAAGAAATGGATGTCTTGGGTCGCCGCGGCGACCCTGCTGCCCGCCTCGGTTGCTCTAGCCGAGAACCCCAACCAAATCCAGGCCAACCAGGTCGCTTCGCGTCTGGGGCAGGTCGAAGCGCTTCGCGGAGCCGACCTGACCGTTCGCGTCAAGGACGGCGTGGCCACCCTCTCCGGTACTGCTCTGACGGTGGAACAACTTCGCGCCGCAGTGGACGCGGCCCGCACCGTTCCCGGCCTCAGCCAAGTTCGTTCGGAAATCCGCGTCGTCGGCAACCGTGATGAAGCCTTCCGTCCGACCCAGATGATGGATGGCGGCATGGTCATGGAGAGCGGGATGATGGACGCTCCGGTCTCCGGCGGGATGGTCGGCGCTCCCATCTCTGGCGGGATGGTCTCTGGAGTTGCAGCGGCCGATGGTGGCCCGACTCCCTTAGGACCGGCGGTCCTCAATGGCAACGCCGGCGCGTTTTCCTCGGCGAACTATCCCAACTATGCCTGGCCGCGCTACGCCCCCTATCCCAACTTCTCGGCTGTCGGCTACCCCACCGTTTATCCCTGGCAAGCCTGGCCCAATATCGGCCCCTTCTATCCCTATCCCGAAGTGCCCCTCGACTGGCGTGCTGTGACGCTCCGCTGGGATGACGGCGTGTGGTGGCTCGACTTCAAGAAGCACTACACGCGGCCCTTCCTGACCCCGTATCCCTTCGGTCTCTGGGCCTATTAA
- a CDS encoding ABC transporter permease: MSNASCDSPTPVGPFSAWRSLWELYVTRLREFFREPARIFWVYGFPTILAICLGMAFRSSTTETFIVDLVAPSASETESTSTQRAAFETLVEAIQARNNDPQRRPDLPILQFKVVDAPLGWERLITGKTALLARLEGEDGMVYHYDPTRAEARAARAALDDLVQRARGRLDPVRVENQLIQEPGSRYIDWLIPGLIGLNTMGGGMWGIGFLLVNFRRNGLLKRFRATPMPRWHFLSAILGARLTFLIPDVAVLLTVGVVVFGMPIRGSLATAFVVVLAGATAFAGIGLLIASRVSSTEAVNGMMNLVMLPMWMFSGIFFSYERFPEVIHPFIQALPMTQMLDALRAVLLEGAGWAVIWPSVAILMAWGVIPFVVAVRIFKWT, translated from the coding sequence ATGTCGAACGCCTCTTGCGACTCTCCCACGCCGGTAGGTCCATTTTCCGCCTGGCGCTCGCTTTGGGAACTGTATGTGACCCGGTTGCGCGAGTTCTTCCGCGAACCGGCTCGAATTTTCTGGGTCTACGGCTTTCCAACCATCCTGGCGATCTGTTTGGGAATGGCATTCCGCTCCAGCACGACCGAAACCTTCATCGTTGATCTGGTTGCACCTAGCGCGTCGGAGACCGAATCAACTTCGACCCAACGCGCTGCCTTCGAGACTTTGGTCGAGGCGATCCAAGCCCGCAACAACGATCCCCAACGCCGTCCTGACCTGCCGATTCTGCAGTTCAAAGTGGTGGATGCTCCGCTCGGGTGGGAGCGTTTGATCACCGGCAAGACGGCGTTGCTAGCCCGCCTCGAGGGCGAGGACGGGATGGTTTATCACTACGACCCCACCCGCGCCGAGGCCCGAGCTGCCCGAGCTGCTCTCGACGATCTGGTCCAACGCGCACGGGGTCGGCTCGACCCGGTCCGCGTTGAGAACCAGTTGATTCAAGAGCCAGGATCACGGTACATCGACTGGTTGATTCCCGGCTTGATCGGTCTGAACACGATGGGCGGCGGCATGTGGGGAATTGGCTTCCTGCTGGTCAACTTCCGGCGCAATGGCTTGCTCAAGCGGTTCCGGGCCACGCCGATGCCCCGCTGGCATTTTCTCTCGGCGATTCTCGGAGCGCGGTTGACCTTCCTGATTCCCGACGTGGCGGTGCTGCTGACGGTGGGAGTGGTGGTGTTCGGAATGCCGATCCGTGGCAGTCTGGCGACCGCCTTCGTGGTGGTCCTCGCCGGCGCGACCGCCTTCGCGGGGATTGGTCTGCTGATCGCCAGCCGGGTCAGCTCGACCGAAGCGGTCAACGGCATGATGAACCTGGTGATGTTGCCAATGTGGATGTTCTCCGGGATTTTCTTCTCATACGAGCGGTTTCCCGAAGTCATTCACCCGTTCATCCAAGCGTTGCCAATGACCCAAATGCTCGACGCATTGCGGGCGGTCCTGCTGGAAGGAGCCGGTTGGGCAGTGATCTGGCCTTCGGTGGCGATCCTCATGGCCTGGGGAGTGATTCCGTTTGTGGTCGCGGTGCGGATTTTTAAATGGACATAA
- the rsmH gene encoding 16S rRNA (cytosine(1402)-N(4))-methyltransferase RsmH — MTDQPNRETTEPTPQQEGFGPSPDKVHVPVLPQAVLEALPGGEVILLDGTVGAGGHAALLARRLTGRGRVIGLDRDPAMLELAARATHGLPVELVHASYTEAREVLAARGLTAIDGLLLDLGLSSDQLAWTHRGFSFQNDGPLDMRFDTTQGETAADLVAQLDAEQLADLFYRYGEERFSRRVARRIVEERRLAPILTTQRLATIVRRAIPGRRGPIDPATRVFQALRIAVNRELEHLEEFLGGMAELLKPGGRAAVISFHSLEDRKVKHAFRNDPRWTVITKKPIVATPEEVAANPRARSAKLRVAQR, encoded by the coding sequence ATGACCGACCAACCGAACCGGGAAACGACCGAGCCGACGCCGCAGCAGGAAGGGTTTGGCCCTTCTCCGGACAAGGTGCATGTGCCGGTCCTGCCGCAGGCGGTTCTCGAAGCATTGCCGGGTGGCGAGGTGATCCTCCTGGATGGCACAGTCGGCGCGGGGGGACACGCCGCCTTGCTGGCGCGTCGTTTGACCGGCCGAGGACGGGTCATCGGATTGGATCGAGATCCCGCGATGTTGGAGTTGGCAGCCCGCGCGACCCACGGGTTGCCCGTCGAACTCGTCCACGCCTCCTACACAGAAGCCCGCGAGGTGCTTGCCGCTCGTGGGCTAACCGCGATCGATGGCCTCCTGTTGGACCTGGGATTGTCCTCCGACCAGCTAGCCTGGACCCACCGCGGCTTCAGCTTCCAAAACGATGGCCCGCTCGATATGCGGTTCGACACCACTCAAGGCGAAACCGCCGCCGATCTCGTCGCCCAGCTCGACGCTGAGCAACTCGCCGACCTGTTTTATCGCTACGGCGAGGAACGCTTCAGCCGACGGGTGGCCCGACGGATCGTTGAAGAACGACGCCTCGCGCCAATCTTGACGACCCAACGCTTGGCGACCATTGTGCGACGCGCCATTCCAGGCCGTCGTGGTCCGATTGATCCGGCCACGCGGGTTTTTCAAGCACTGCGGATCGCGGTCAATCGAGAACTCGAGCATTTGGAGGAGTTCCTCGGCGGAATGGCCGAACTGCTGAAACCGGGTGGCCGCGCGGCCGTGATCTCGTTTCATTCGTTGGAGGATCGAAAGGTGAAACACGCCTTTCGCAACGATCCACGATGGACGGTGATCACCAAAAAGCCGATCGTCGCCACGCCGGAGGAAGTCGCGGCCAATCCCCGCGCGAGGAGCGCGAAACTGAGGGTGGCCCAACGATGA
- a CDS encoding ThuA domain-containing protein, translated as MSMTRRQWLAVAGMAGVGLFGSTSRVLAGPKANPKVLFFTKSAGFEHSVIARKENQLGHAETILMELGKAAGIDVTCSKDGRLFEPDQIGEWDAFAFYTTGDLTKTGTDGQPPMSSKGEQAFYEAIEDGKGLVGFHSATDTFGHHRGKGADDPYIQLIGGEFSGHGPQQVAKFKVTAPDFPGVQEFGTEFELLDEWYGQKHLNDDLRVVIVQRTEGMKGRDYQRPDYPMTWVRRQGKGRVFYTSMGHREDVWTNPKFQSLAIGGLKFALGLVEANVPVNVAEVTPGYREWPN; from the coding sequence ATGAGCATGACTCGACGCCAATGGCTTGCCGTGGCGGGCATGGCGGGCGTGGGGCTGTTCGGTTCGACCTCCCGGGTTCTGGCCGGTCCCAAAGCCAACCCTAAGGTGTTGTTTTTCACCAAAAGCGCGGGCTTCGAGCATTCGGTGATCGCTCGCAAAGAGAATCAACTCGGCCATGCCGAGACGATTCTCATGGAGCTGGGCAAAGCGGCGGGCATCGACGTGACCTGTTCCAAGGATGGGCGGCTCTTCGAGCCAGACCAAATCGGCGAGTGGGATGCCTTCGCCTTCTATACCACAGGCGACCTGACCAAGACCGGCACCGACGGCCAACCCCCTATGTCCTCCAAGGGCGAGCAAGCGTTTTACGAGGCGATCGAGGATGGCAAGGGGCTGGTTGGTTTTCACAGCGCCACCGACACCTTCGGCCATCATCGCGGCAAGGGGGCCGACGATCCCTACATTCAACTGATCGGCGGCGAGTTCTCTGGCCACGGGCCGCAACAAGTCGCCAAGTTCAAGGTCACCGCGCCCGACTTCCCCGGCGTCCAAGAGTTTGGCACCGAATTTGAGCTGCTGGACGAGTGGTATGGCCAGAAACACCTCAATGACGATCTGCGCGTGGTGATCGTTCAACGCACCGAAGGCATGAAGGGGCGTGATTACCAGCGTCCCGACTACCCGATGACCTGGGTGCGGCGTCAAGGCAAGGGTCGCGTCTTCTACACTTCGATGGGCCACCGCGAAGACGTCTGGACCAACCCCAAGTTCCAGTCGCTGGCCATCGGTGGTTTGAAGTTCGCGCTGGGCCTGGTCGAGGCCAACGTGCCGGTGAATGTCGCCGAGGTCACTCCTGGCTATCGCGAATGGCCCAATTGA